The Triticum aestivum cultivar Chinese Spring chromosome 3A, IWGSC CS RefSeq v2.1, whole genome shotgun sequence genome includes a region encoding these proteins:
- the LOC123063771 gene encoding isoflavone reductase homolog IRL-like, translated as MLAEPASNLCKSFIDSGVALIKGGLFDHGSLVNAIKGADVVISAVGTPQLDEQTRIVMAIKEAGNVIKRFLPSEFGSDPERVHPVDPATTLYAGKISLRRLIEAEGIPHTYVCCNGFAETYLVSIGDVTAVGTGPLSDKTTVLGDGDANGVFVVEEDIAAYTVRAIDDTRTLNKIMYMRPPVNIVSHNELIALWEKKAGRTFQIARIPEADLLKLIKEAAYHLNMTMSY; from the exons ATGCTG GCCGAGCCAGCCAGTAATTTGTGCAAGAGCTTCATTGATTCCGGTGTCGCTCTCATCAAG GGAGGTTTATTTGACCACGGGAGCCTCGTAAATGCCATCAAGGGTGCAGATGTCGTGATCTCGGCCGTGGGGACCCCTCAGCTCGACGAGCAGACGAGGATTGTCATGGCCATCAAGGAGGCCGGCAATGTCATCAAG AGGTTCCTGCCGTCTGAGTTCGGCTCTGACCCAGAGCGGGTTCACCCCGTGGATCCAGCGACCACACTTTACGCTGGTAAAATCAGCCTTCGCCGTCTGATCGAGGCGGAGGGTATACCTCATACATATGTCTGCTGCAACGGGTTCGCCGAAACCTACCTTGTGAGCATCGGCGATGTTACGGCTGTTGGCACTGGTCCTCTGTCTGACAAGACCACTGTCCTAGGCGATGGAGATGCAAATG GGGTGTTTGTGGTGGAAGAGGACATAGCTGCCTATACGGTGAGAGCAATCGACGATACGAGGACCCTGAACAAGATCATGTACATGAGGCCGCCGGTGAACATCGTGTCCCACAACGAGCTCATCGCACTTTGGGAGAAAAAAGCGGGAAGGACTTTCCAGATCGCTCGCATCCCAGAGGCGGATCTCCTCAAGTTGATCAAGG AGGCGGCATACCATCTCAACATGACGATGTCCTATTGA